One genomic region from Kineobactrum salinum encodes:
- a CDS encoding sodium-dependent transporter, producing the protein MSTTHRLWSSNYVFLMAAIGSAVGLANIWKFPYTVGTAGGGAFILIYLLAIIVVAVPVLIAELLIGRAGKAGPASSISRVAEASGAPTQWKYIASFGILASVLTLGFYLVIAGWTLYYTVVSLGGGFVGDGAEHFGQLYGQLTGSPAMLIASMTGFAVLAAVPVMLDIHNGIERCIKFLMPIFFLILLFNCAIALAHGDVGATFDFLFTINLDALTPMTFIYAVGQAFFSVGVGACVLIVFGSHLSDDVSIPRYALLIAAVDTAVALIAGLTVFPIVFAHGIDPGEGPGLLFVSLPTALATFQYGSLLAALFFIMLLIAALTSAIAIALPPIEWLKNRFNLRHPVATVLVFLFELLLGLTVVMSFNHWHDLYPLGFIPMFKELTFFGLYEMLAANILMPMGGIMVSLFVGWQISPAILGRELRIRSPFALTMWQAAFRYVVPLALASVAILSLNG; encoded by the coding sequence ATGAGCACTACGCACCGACTCTGGAGCTCCAACTACGTTTTCCTGATGGCGGCAATCGGGTCGGCCGTTGGTCTCGCCAATATCTGGAAGTTCCCCTATACCGTCGGCACCGCTGGCGGCGGGGCGTTCATTCTGATCTACCTGCTGGCGATCATCGTCGTGGCCGTGCCGGTGTTGATCGCCGAATTGCTGATAGGCAGGGCCGGCAAGGCTGGCCCTGCCAGCTCCATCTCGCGGGTGGCCGAGGCCTCGGGTGCCCCGACGCAGTGGAAGTATATCGCCTCATTCGGCATCCTGGCGTCGGTGCTGACGCTGGGCTTCTACCTGGTGATCGCTGGATGGACGCTGTATTACACGGTAGTGAGCCTGGGCGGCGGATTCGTCGGCGACGGAGCCGAGCACTTCGGGCAACTCTATGGTCAACTGACCGGCTCCCCCGCAATGCTGATCGCAAGCATGACCGGGTTCGCCGTTCTCGCGGCGGTGCCCGTGATGCTGGACATTCACAACGGCATCGAGCGTTGCATCAAATTTCTCATGCCGATTTTCTTCCTGATACTCCTGTTCAATTGTGCAATTGCCCTTGCGCACGGTGATGTCGGTGCCACATTTGATTTCCTGTTCACAATAAACCTCGACGCACTGACTCCGATGACGTTCATCTACGCCGTCGGCCAGGCCTTCTTTTCCGTTGGTGTCGGCGCCTGCGTGCTGATCGTATTCGGGTCACACCTGTCGGACGATGTATCCATTCCCAGATACGCCCTGCTTATTGCTGCGGTGGATACAGCTGTTGCACTGATAGCCGGCCTGACCGTGTTTCCGATTGTTTTCGCCCATGGCATCGATCCCGGCGAAGGTCCCGGCCTGCTGTTTGTCTCCTTGCCCACAGCGCTGGCGACATTCCAATACGGAAGCCTGCTGGCCGCCCTGTTTTTCATCATGCTGCTGATCGCGGCCCTCACTTCCGCTATCGCCATTGCCCTGCCACCCATTGAGTGGCTCAAGAATCGCTTCAACTTGCGCCACCCTGTTGCCACCGTGCTCGTATTTCTGTTTGAGCTGCTGCTCGGCCTGACCGTGGTGATGTCCTTCAATCACTGGCACGACCTGTATCCCCTGGGCTTCATTCCGATGTTCAAGGAGCTGACGTTTTTCGGCCTCTACGAAATGCTCGCGGCGAACATTCTGATGCCGATGGGCGGGATCATGGTGTCACTGTTCGTGGGGTGGCAGATATCGCCGGCAATACTGGGCAGGGAGTTGCGTATCCGCTCGCCGTTCGCACTGACCATGTGGCAAGCGGCGTTCCGGTATGTGGTCCCGCTGGCGCTGGCGAGCGTCGCCATACTCAGCTTGAACGGCTGA
- a CDS encoding UbiD family decarboxylase domain-containing protein — protein MPDDLVWGTLSDLPLLTYHEKDAGPYFTSAIYLAKEPDTGVPNLSFHRSMYVSDTEIRARLGSSHDLAKYQKRAESRNECLEAALLIGTSPEVFLAACSSLPYEGNELEVAAQLSGAPVRMRPCRQIDLMVPADTEIVVEGRFLPNTKRPEGPFGEFMGNYVPVGDNHVFEVLDVSWRKGAYFHALTCGSNEDLRPLEAMTAARVYQHVSRVIPGVIDVCCRPNCMISIIKIKKQYAGHGKQALLAALGSNMDYNKVCIAVDEDVDIYNLDDVMWAYMTRGPADKRAFILNDIPGFYRDEKKDHWGRLAIDATMPWGREEEFERKRIPGQGQIDLSEYLNSN, from the coding sequence ATGCCGGACGACCTGGTGTGGGGAACGCTGAGCGACCTGCCGCTGCTGACCTATCACGAGAAGGATGCCGGACCCTACTTCACGTCCGCCATTTACCTGGCCAAGGAGCCCGATACCGGGGTTCCCAACCTGTCTTTTCATCGATCGATGTACGTCAGTGACACCGAAATTCGGGCCCGCCTGGGGTCGAGCCACGATCTCGCCAAATACCAGAAGAGAGCCGAATCCAGAAATGAATGCCTCGAAGCGGCCCTGTTGATCGGAACGTCGCCGGAGGTATTTCTGGCCGCTTGTTCCAGCCTGCCCTATGAGGGCAACGAACTCGAGGTTGCGGCGCAGTTGTCCGGAGCACCGGTGCGCATGAGGCCCTGCCGGCAGATTGATCTCATGGTTCCTGCCGATACCGAGATAGTGGTCGAAGGACGGTTCCTGCCCAACACCAAGCGCCCCGAGGGGCCATTCGGTGAGTTCATGGGTAACTACGTGCCAGTCGGCGACAACCACGTGTTCGAAGTGCTGGACGTGAGCTGGCGTAAAGGGGCGTATTTTCACGCCCTCACGTGCGGCTCCAATGAAGATCTCCGGCCCCTGGAAGCGATGACCGCAGCACGGGTTTATCAACATGTATCGAGAGTTATTCCCGGGGTGATCGATGTCTGCTGTCGGCCCAACTGCATGATCAGCATCATCAAGATCAAAAAACAGTACGCGGGGCATGGAAAGCAGGCGTTATTGGCGGCGCTGGGCTCGAACATGGATTACAACAAGGTGTGTATCGCCGTGGATGAAGACGTCGATATCTACAACCTGGATGACGTCATGTGGGCCTACATGACTCGGGGACCCGCCGACAAGCGCGCGTTCATTCTCAACGATATACCCGGCTTCTACCGGGACGAGAAAAAGGATCATTGGGGACGGCTCGCTATCGACGCCACCATGCCCTGGGGTCGCGAGGAAGAATTTGAAAGAAAGAGGATTCCCGGACAGGGGCAGATAGACCTGTCTGAATATTTGAATAGCAACTAA
- a CDS encoding UbiD family decarboxylase domain-containing protein, translating to MKRFVEKILADNQMSIVDRRVAPEFELAAVTRAVQDAGDNAVLFAEVANTDFSVVSNLYGSHARLCELIGAPWTVSASVGARFWMARGWRTSIAKKQCRTTWCGER from the coding sequence ATGAAACGCTTTGTAGAAAAAATACTTGCTGACAATCAGATGTCGATAGTCGATCGGCGTGTTGCCCCCGAATTTGAACTTGCAGCAGTCACCCGCGCGGTACAGGATGCGGGCGACAACGCTGTGCTGTTTGCAGAGGTGGCCAATACTGATTTCAGTGTAGTCAGTAATCTTTATGGTAGTCATGCGAGGCTGTGTGAGCTCATCGGTGCCCCCTGGACGGTTTCTGCAAGCGTTGGTGCGAGATTCTGGATGGCCCGAGGGTGGAGAACGTCTATCGCGAAGAAACAATGCCGGACGACCTGGTGTGGGGAACGCTGA
- a CDS encoding TonB-dependent receptor — MSHELRLTSNSAGPWQWLLGAYYEDRDTERSGHVTGTNAEGQLDGSGTTVFARDNRGTREQLAAFGEASYDFLPSWTFTVGLRWFEVERSEEQTTVTNFFGPTGPQPFETFAENDVISRYKLSWDATDDVFLYALAAQGFRVGGPNQPVGFDSTAPDFDSDGLWTYELGWKTSLFDGGTYFNGAVYHVDWSDIQFLTTDATGAFELIGNGGDATVTGFELELQARPLDNLEVSGGVGYADATFSGTQPEQALPQNQPRDGERLPGVPKWSTTLFAQYTLPMSNGANALVNADWAYRSDSTTGLNPGASNYRKLDDYHQLNFRAGVEWTRWKIMLAVNNVLDDRPEVAGRVYDLEPYQFSTVPPRTIGVTVDYRYR; from the coding sequence GTGTCACACGAGCTTCGCCTCACGTCCAACAGCGCGGGTCCCTGGCAATGGTTGCTGGGCGCCTATTACGAAGATCGCGACACCGAGCGCTCGGGCCATGTCACCGGCACCAATGCGGAAGGCCAACTGGATGGCAGTGGCACCACTGTGTTCGCCCGTGACAACAGGGGTACCCGAGAGCAACTGGCGGCCTTCGGTGAGGCCAGCTATGACTTCCTGCCCTCCTGGACATTCACTGTTGGCCTGCGCTGGTTCGAAGTGGAGCGAAGCGAGGAGCAGACCACTGTGACCAACTTCTTCGGCCCGACCGGCCCGCAGCCCTTTGAGACTTTCGCCGAGAATGATGTGATATCCCGTTATAAACTCAGCTGGGACGCCACTGACGATGTATTCCTCTATGCGCTTGCCGCGCAAGGATTTCGCGTCGGTGGTCCCAACCAGCCAGTAGGCTTTGACAGCACTGCTCCCGATTTTGATTCGGACGGACTCTGGACCTACGAGCTGGGTTGGAAGACCAGCCTGTTCGATGGCGGCACCTACTTCAACGGCGCGGTCTACCATGTCGATTGGTCGGATATCCAGTTTCTGACGACTGACGCGACGGGCGCCTTTGAACTGATCGGCAACGGCGGAGATGCCACCGTTACGGGCTTCGAACTGGAACTCCAGGCCCGCCCGCTGGACAATCTGGAAGTCAGTGGTGGCGTCGGTTACGCCGATGCCACATTCAGCGGAACGCAGCCAGAGCAGGCCCTGCCGCAGAATCAGCCGCGCGATGGCGAGCGGCTGCCCGGTGTGCCGAAATGGTCGACAACACTGTTTGCCCAATACACATTACCCATGAGTAACGGCGCTAACGCACTGGTAAATGCGGACTGGGCCTACCGCAGCGATTCCACCACCGGCCTGAACCCCGGTGCCAGCAATTACCGCAAGCTGGACGACTACCATCAGCTCAATTTTCGGGCTGGCGTGGAGTGGACCCGGTGGAAGATCATGCTGGCAGTGAACAATGTGCTGGACGACCGCCCGGAAGTCGCCGGCAGGGTCTACGATCTCGAGCCCTACCAGTTCTCCACTGTTCCTCCCCGGACGATTGGCGTTACGGTTGACTACCGGTATCGTTGA